GAACGCGTCCTCGGCCAGGAAGGTGCCCTGCAGCTGATACGGATCGGCGTCGTCGCCCACCTGCGCCCACCCCGCGCGCACCTTGAAGAGGTTCACCGGGGTGCGGGAAAGGTCGAGCGCGTCCGACACGATCAGGCTGCCGGAAACCGACGGGTAGAAGTACGAGTTGTTCTCCTCGGGAAGCGTCGACGACCAGTCGTTGCGCCCGGTTACTTCCAGGAACGCGAGGTCGCGGAAGCCCAGCTGGGCCGAGCCGTACACCGAGCGGGTGCCCACGCGGTACAGCAGGTTCTGCGCTTCGACGGGCGAGGCGTTGTTGGTGGCCTTGAAGAGCCCCGGAATGGTCAGCCGGTCGACCGTGACGAGGTTGAGCTCGTCGGCGGAGTACCGGTAGTTGCCGCCCACGGTGGCCGCCAGCGAGAAGGTGCTGTTCAGGTCGCGGTCGGCGGTCACGAACACGTCGCTGTTCGTCTCGCTGCGGGTGATCAGGTCTTCGTCGAACGTGTCGTCCGGGTAGTTGATGTTGTCCGCGTGGAACATCCGCTTGCGGTGGTCCTGGTACCAGTCGGTGCCGGTCCGGGCCGTGGCCGTCAGCCAGTCGGTGAGGCCGTAGCTGAGCGACACGTTGCCGATGAGCCGGTTGCGGTCGTCCTCGTTGCGGTTGTGCAGCGCCAGCCAGTACGGATTGGTGTGGTAGTTGTAGTTCCAGTTGTAGTGCTCGCCATCCTTCATGAAGTCGCGAAGGAGGCGGGTGTCCACCGTACGGCCGAACCACGTGAACTGCTGCATGGGGTTGGTGGCCGAGTAGCCGGTGCCCGGGCGGTTGGCGCCCTCGGCGCGGACGTAGTTGGCCGAGGCCTCGGCGCGCAGGCGGTTGTTGATCTGGGTGCCGCCGTTCAGGCCGATGGTGTAGCGGCTCAGCTCCTGCCCCGGGTACATCGCCTCCTGGTTCATGTGGCCGATCGACAGGCGCACGTTCGCGCGGTCGCTGGCGGCCGCCAGGGCCAGGTTGTTCTGCACCGTCATGCCGGTGCGGAAGAAGTTCGAGACGTTGTCCGGATGGCAGACGAAGGGAGCCGGCGCTCCGTTGCTGAAGAACTGGGTGATCGGGCGGCCATCGCAGGCCGGGCCCCAGCTCTCGTCGACGCCGTCGAACGTGCCGGCGCCCGCGCCGTCCACGAACTCGAACTCGCCGCCGGAGCCCTGGCCGTACTGGTTCTGGTACGAGGGCAGGCGAAGCGGGTCTTCCCAGGTGACGTTGCTGGTGTAGCTGAGCTGGGTTCCGTCGATGCCGCGGCCCGACTTGGTGGTGATCAGGATCACCCCGTTGGCGGCGCGCGACCCGTAGAGGGCGGCGGCGTTGGGGCCCTTCAGCACCGTGACGTTGGCGATGTCGTTGGGATTGATGTCCTGCGCGGCGTTGCCGTAGTCGTAGCCGCCGTACCCGTCGAGCGTGGGCGACGAGTTGTCGATGGGCACGCCGTCGATGACGAACAGCGGCTGGTTGTCGCCCGAGAGCGACGTGGCGCCGCGGATGATGATGCGGGCCGAGCCGCCGGCGGGGCCGGCGTTGGTGGTCTGCACGCCGGCCACTTCGCCCGCCAGCGCGTTGACGATGTTGGTCTCAGGCGCGTCGGTGAGCTGCGACGCGTCGAGCGAGGCGGTGGAGGTCGTGACCGCCCGCTCCTCGCGGGTGATGCCGAGCGCGGTCACCACCAGCGCGTCGAGCTCCAGGACCGACGAGGCCATCTGGAAGTTCTGCGTAAGGTTGCCCCCGGGCGCAAGCGTAAGGCTGCGCGAAACCGTGGACAGGCCCTGGCGGGTGGCGGTGATGGTAACGCTCTGCCCCGCGCGCACCGCGGAGCCCGGAATGGTGATTCGGTACGAGCCGTCGGGGCCGGAGGTGGTGCCGACGTTCAGATCGGCGATGCGCACGAGGACTCCGGCCTGCGGGTCGCCGTCGGTGTCGGTGACGCGCCCCGACACGGTCGTCGCGTCCTGCGCAAGCGCGAGCATCGGTGAGGCGCACAGCGCCACCAATGCCAGCAGCCAACGAATGGTTCTCATCTCAGGGATTCTCCTGGACAACGTGGAAAAAACGTTTCGCGCGGCGAGGCGCCGCGCGGGGTAAGGCACGACGGAAGCTCCTTTCGGTGGAGTGGGGGTGGATAGAGGTGTGGAACGCGGTTCGAACGCTCGTTAAAGAGGTGGACCGTCCAACATAATCAGGTGCAGCCCAACATCGCAACCGTCAAGGCGCCTGGGGAGCGCCTGCACGCAGGGGCCCCGGGGCTGCGCCAGCCCCGGGGCCCGTGGAGGGAATGCCCGTCTTGTGTCTAGGCCGCGCAGCTCCCCTCGTCGCAGCGCTCGCCGCCGGCACTTGCACCGGATTCCTTCGCCTCGCCGGCCACCTGCTCCAGCACCTGCAGGAACGCCGAGGCCGGCTGGGCGCCCTGAACGGCGTAGCGGCCGTCGATGACGAAGGTGGGCACGGCGGTGATCCCCAGGCGCTGCGCCTGCGCGATCTCGTCCTTGACCTCCCGCCGGCCCTCGCCGCCTGCCAGGTAGCCCCGCACCCGCTCGCCGTCCATCCCGGTGCCGGCGGCCAGCGTTTCCAGCACGCCGGCGTCACCGATGTCGGCGCCCTGGCCGAAGTGCGCCTCCAGGAGCTTTTCCTTGAGCGCCTGCTGCACGCCGGAGCCGTATTCGCGCTCCGCCAGGCGAAGCAGCCGATGTGCATCCAAGGTGTTTGCGGCCATCGCGGAATCGAAGTCCATGACGATGCCCTCGGCCCGCGCCGTCTCCGTCACCTGCCGCGCCATCTGCGCGCCCTGCGGCCCGAACCGCTGCGCCAGGTACTGCTGCAGCGGAAACGCGGTGGCGGGGGCGTCGGGGTTCAGCTGGTAGGGCCGGTAAACGACCTCCACCTGGTCGGCCCCGGGAAGCGCCGCCAGCGCGCGCTCGAAGCGCCGCTTGCCGATGTAGCACCAGGGGCACGCCACGTCCGAATAGATCTCTACCTTCATCGCGGTTCCTCGTTCGTCGGTGCTCGCCCGGCACGTCAGGCGGCGCGGGCGATGCGCTCCAGCGCGTGGCGGTGGTGGGGGAAGCCCTCTTCGGTGCCGCGGCCGATGGCCACCAGCGCCGGGACGCGCGCGTTCTCGGGCAGGTTCAGCAGGCGCTTGACGGCTTCGGCGTCGAACCCGGCCATGGGCGAAGTCTGGTAGCCATGCGCCTCCGCCGCCAGCAGCAGGTACCCGAGGGCGATGTGCGCCTGCGCCGCCCCCCACGCCTCGCGCTGGTCCGGGCTCTGCCCCTGGAACGAGCGCAGGATGGTCTGCCGCGTGGTGGCGCGCTGCACGGCGTCCATCCCGGGGTGGATCGTCTCGTCGATGGTGGCCAGCGCGTCCTGCATGTCGCTGTACAGCACGATGACCGCGGGGGCGGAATGCACCTGCCGCTGGTTGAAGGCCGCCGCCGCCAGCTGCGCCTTGAGCTCGGGGGTTTCGACGATCACGAAGCGCCAGGGCTGCACGTTGAACGCCGAGGGCGCCAGGCGAACCACGTCCAGGATGCCGTCGAGGTCCTCGCGCGGAATGGGCAGCGGTTCGAACGCGCGGATGGAGCGGCGCTGCAGGGCCGCGTCTCGCACGTTCAACAGGTCGGTAGTGGTGCTCATGGCTTGCTCCCGGTGGAACTCGTGTGATATCTTTCCAGTAGCAACTATACAAAAAGAAGTTGATTGCGTCAACTGCGCCCTTCGTCTATCCTGGCAGCCATGAGCGACGCCACTCGTCTATGCCCGCACTTTCACCGCGCCGTCGAGCTGATCGGCCGGCGCTGGACGGGCGCCATCATCTTTGTCCTGCTGAACCAGCGCTGCCGGTTCGCGGGGCTGCGCGCGGCCATTCCCGAGATCACCGACCGGATGCTCTCGGAGCGGCTGCGCGAGCTGGAGGCAGAAGGAATCGTGGAGCGCAGCGTGATTCCCGACACGCCGGTGCGGGTGGAGTACGCCCTGACCGACAAGGGCCGCGCGCTGGCCGCGGCGGTGGACGCGCTGGGCACCTGGGCGCACGACTGGCTGGCCCAGGCGCCTGCTAATGCGGAGTAACTGCGGGTTTCACACGGAGGGCACGGAGGTCACAGAGGAACTGCAGGGGGGCCTCCTTCCCCTCCCCTCCTCCGTGTACTCCGTGCCCTCCGTGTGAGGCTTTCTGTTTCAGGGCGGGAGCTGAGCTTGGAGCCTGTCCGCGCCCGGATGCGCGGGGCTCACGCGGCGGAGGTCGGCGAGGGTGGACTTCGCCTTTTCGTACTGGTAGGTGAGCGCGTAGACGGTGGCGAGGTTGTACAGCAGGCTGGCGTCGCCCGGGGTGCGGGTGCGCTGCTGCTCCAGGCCGGGGAGGGCCTCGGCGGCGCGGAGCGCCTGCGCAAGGCGCTGGTCGCCGGGATCCAGCATGGCCGCGCGGCGAAGGTGCGCCAGCGCGGCCGCGTGGTCGTTCTTCCGCAGCAGGATCACGCCGATCAGCCGCAGGCTTTCGGAGCTCTCTTCGCGGGCGTTGGCGGCCTGGAACCAGCCCAGCGCTTCGTCGTAGCGCCCCAGTGTGTAGGCGATGCGCCCGCCGTCCAGCAGCGGGCGCGGCTCGGTGCGGTACTCCTGCGCCAGCGCGCGGGCCACGCGCAGCGCCTGCTCCCACTGGCCGGTCTGCTCGTAGTGGCCGCGCAGGCGGTCCATCGCTTCGGGCCAGGGGAGCGATCCGCCCACCATCGCCTGCGCGAGCTGCTCTTCGGGCGTGCGCGGCTGCAACGTGTCGACCAACGGCGTGGCCCGGGTGCCCCGCGGACGGAACGGCCATCCCGAGCGCACGCGGTCTGCCCGGAACACCCCCACCAGCGAGTCCGCCGCCGTCACCGGAACGGCGCGCCGCGCCTCCGCCGCCAGGACGGGGCGGGTCCACGGCCCGATCATCCGCCGCGCCCTCAGCGCCTCGTAGAACGCGTCGGCGATCAGGAAGTAGCCGTCCACGTTGGGGTGAAGGTGCTCCAGCATCAGCGTGCCCCCGATGGACCCCCCAGGCGCGGCCCGCTCCAGTGCGCGCTGCGTTTCCACCACCGTCGCCCCGTGGCGGGCGGCTTCTTCGCGGATCACCCGGTTCAGCGCTTCCGGCGCACGGAAGCGGAGCTGGTCGGCCTCCTTGGCGGCGCGGTAGTGAACGCGCGCCCGGCCGGCATCGCCCCGGGCGTTGTAGACCCGCCCCAACGCGTACAACGCGTCCGCCGCGGTGCTGTCCATCCGTACCGCCTCGCGCAGTGCACGCTCCGCCCCCGCAGGGTCGCCCCGCCCCATCGCCTCGAGTCCGGCACGGTAGGCGCGTCCCCACGCCGCTGAGTCCGTGCCCGGCGCAAGGCCGCTGACGAAGGGCGGCTGGTCGCGCTCGTTGCTCGCCACCGTGCCGATGAACACGGGGATTCCCGCGGCCCGGTAGCGGCCCAGCAGCTCGCGCAGGTTGGCGCGGAACTGCTCGACGCCCTCCCGGTAGCGCGCGGAGCCCAGGGGAATGCGCTGGTCGCCGGCCATCAGCTCCATCACCGTCCGCGGCTCGCCGCCCTCCCCCGCGGGCGCGGCGCCCCGGCCGAACAGGCTCCCCATCAGCTGGGCGATGCGCAGGTGCCGCAGCCGCAGGTACGCCTTCGTCAGCCACCGCGCGCGCCCCGCCGACTGCGACGAGCCCACGCCGAACACGCCGTAGTACTCGTTGTGCCCGGTGTAGATCATCACCGCGTCCGGCCGCTGGGCGATGACCTCGCCGGCCAGGTCCAGCAGCGTGTACGAGTTGACGGCGGTGAGCGCGGTGTTCACCACCTCGATGTCCCTGTCGGGAAAGGTGGCCTGCAGCCGCTGTTGAAGCATTCGCGAGGGCGCGCCGCCGTGGCGGTACGGAAACCCGGCCGCGGACGACTCGCCCTGGAAGATGATGCGGAACGTTTCCGGCCGCCGCTCCGCGCGAAAGAAGTCCAGGTGCGGCAGCGGGACGATGGTGCCCTTGGGAAAGTAACGCTTAGCGACGTCGGGGTTGGGATGCATGAACTCCGGGCGCCCCTCCGCCCGTACGAAAAGGGGATGGCTTTCACCATATCCCGCCACGCGCAGCCCCACCTCCAGCAGAAGGAGCAGGATGAACGGCAACGCGACGGTGATGGCGGTGAACAGCCGCCGCATCCCCGGTGAGAGTGGCGCCTGCTCGGCCGCGGGCGGTGCTTTCGGAGGCGCGGGGGCTCGCTTTTTCTTGCTCATCGGGCGATGGAGACGATGGCCTCACACGGAGGGCACGGAGGACACGGAAGGGGGGCGGCGAGGAGAGCGTGTGATGGGTGCGGAAGCTAGACGAGAAGCGGAGTGCCCGCAAACGGCGAGAGATCCGGGGGAGGGTGAACCCGCCGTACCTGCCGAAGCGCGATCGAATTCTCCCCTCTCCCGCTTGCGGGAGAGGGGCCGGGGAGAGGGCAGCCGTGGTATGCGGGCCCGTGTCGCAACGCCTGGACGTCGCGGCCTCAGCACAGGTGACCGCTGCCGCGCCCGGGCTTGGAAGCGCCCAGGCTAGATCCTTCGCCCCGCGAGGTAGGGTGCACGGGCTGGTAAGGTGCGCCTGGGGCTCAGGATGACAGACCGGTGCGCAGAGGCCGGTGTGACCCACGGCACTGGCTCCCTTCCCCCGCGCAGTTTGCGGGGGAAGGGTTGGGGATGGGGGGCGCCGAGGTCTGCGCCGAGTCCAGTCGAACCCGATCGAAGTTCTGCCCTCTCCGCACGTCGTTTGTGCGGGGAGGGGCGGGGCGCTCCTACGCGTGGTCGGGCGCGGTGATGGGATGCTTCAGCGCGGCTTCGGCGGCGTAGTAGCCGCACATCCCGTGTACCGCTCCGCCCGGCGGCGTAGAGGCCGAGCACAGGTACAGCCCCGGCACGGGCGTGGAATACGGGATCTTTCGCGGCGCCGGGCGAAAGAACACCTGCCGCAGCGTCATGGCGCCCGCGCTGATGTCGCCGCCCACCAGGTTGGGGTTGTGCCGCTCCAGCGCGGAGGGCGGCATCACGTTCCGGTGCAGCACCACGTCGCGGAACCCGGGTGCGTAGCGCTCCACCTGGTCTTCGATCGCCTTCGTCATGTCGACGTCGCACCCGAACGGCACGTGGCAGTACGCCCAGGCGATCTGCTTTCCCGCTGGAGCGCGCGACGGGTCGAACAGCGTCGGCTGCACCAGCAGCACGAACGGCTTTTCGGGAACCTTTCCCTCCAGCGGCGCGTGCTCCGACGCCGCGATCTCGTCCAGCGTGCCCCCCAGGTGCACCGTGGCCGCGCGCGCGCACTCCGGGCTGCGCCAGGGGATGGGGCCGCTGAGCGCCCAGTCGATCTTGAACGAGCCCGCGCCGTAGCGAAACCGCCCCAGCGCACGCCTGTAGCGCCCCGACAGGCGGTGCCCCGCCACCCGCAGCACCTGACGGGGCGTCAGGTCCAGCAGCACCAGCGGCACGCCCTGGAACTCGTCGACGTTGTCCACCGGCGCGCCCGTGACGATCTCTCCGGCCAGCGAGCGGAGGTACGAGGCCAGCGCATTCGCGATGCTTTGCGAGCCGCCGCGGGCGATGGGCCACCCCACGGCGTGCCCCGCGGCAGCGAGCGTCAGCCCGAAGGCGGCCGTGGGCGAGCGGGTGAGGGGCACCATGCTGTGGGCGGCGTTCCCCGCGAACAGCGCGCGCGCCAGCTCGCCCTGGAACCGGCGCTTGGCCAGCCCGTACGCCGGCCGGATTCCGTACACGCCAAAGCGCGCCAGCAGCAGCGGGTGGTCGGGAAACTCCAGCGGGCCCAGCACGTCTTCCGCCAGCACCAGCCAGCGGCGCACCCACGGGTTCATCAGCTTCTTCCAGGCGCGCGCGTCGGGGCCCAGCGTGGCGCCGGTCTCCTCCATCGACCGCTCCAGCATGGCCACCGTGCCATCGTCCTGCGGGTGCGCCAGGCAGGCCGGCGAGTGCACCCACTCCAGCCCGTGCTCGGCCAGCGGCAGCGCCCGAAAAAAAGGCGACGACACGCCCAGCGGGTGCACGGTGGAGCACACGTCGTGGTGAAAGCCGGGAAGCGTCAGCTCCTCGGTGCGCATCCCCCCGCCGATGGTATCCGCCGCCTCGCGCACCACCACGCGCCGCCCCGCCTGCGCCAGCGCGATGGCCGCCGCCAGCCCGTTGGGCCCCGATCCCACCACCACCGCGTCCGGACGTGCCATCCACCCCTCCCGGTTGCCCTCCCACACCACCCGGAACGCCGGCGGAATCGGCACGACGCATACCACGAGGGGCAACGGAAAGGCGCCTCCAACAGCAGCACCGCTCCCCTGCGCCAGATGTTGAAAGCTACCTTTATCGCACTCGACCCAGATTCGTTTGTGCAAGGAGGGATCGCGCCAGATCGCTCGCCGCTTATCGAGTGTGTGATACCTGACGAACTCTCGTTGAACGGTGCGGATGGAAGTAGATTGCGGCGAGCCGCTCACGCGTATGGAAGAATCAAGACCATGACCCGACGCACCTCTCATGAGCCGCCCGATACGCTCATGCAGCTGCTGACCAGACTCGATCCCGCGGAAGACGTAGAGGTCGAGTACAAGCGTGCCCACGGAGGAATCCCCCGCGACGTATGGGAATCCATCAGTGCGTTCGCAAACACCCGGGGCGGTTGCATCGTACTCGGCGTCAACGAGAGTGGCGGTTTCGAGGTGGAAGGCGTTTCCAATGCCGACGCGCGGCGGAAGGAGCTTTGGGATGCACTGCGAAATCCGCAGAAGCTCAGTAGCGCGGTATGCGATGAGCGAGATGTGTCGGTCGAGCACGTCGATGGCGCTGCGTTGGTGATCATCCGGGTTCCAGCCGTGCCCCGAACCGAGCGACCGGTATACATCAACGGAAATCCGTACCAGGGAACCTACGTCCGCCGTCACTCCGCGGATTACAAATGCGGCAAGCCCGAGGTCGATCGCATGATCCGCGAGGCTTCCGGTGACCACGCCGACCTGGTGGTACTGGAAGGATTCGGGCTTGCGGATCTCGACAGGTACGCGCTGTCAGGATACAGAAATCGCTTTCAGACGCACGATCCGGCGAATCCCAAGAACGAACTCGACGATTGGGCGTTCCTGAAATCGCTGGGTGGGGCAATGAAGGACCGACGCAGTGGGGTGGAAGCGCTGACGCGGGCGGGGCTCCTGATGTTCGGGCTACCGGAGGCGATCCGCGAATGGAGAGGACGGCACCTGATCGACTTCCGCTCGCTTTCGGGCACAACGGATGTCTATGAACGCTGGCTGGACCGCATCGCTTGGGAAGGCCATCTATACGGCGCCTTCTTCACCATCTTCCCCGGGCTAACCGTTAGCCTGCCGACTCCCTTCGAACTACAGGATGAAGTTCGAAGTGGGCAAACTGCGGTTCACACTGCACTGCGCGAGGCGCTGGTCAACCTGCTCGTACATGCCGACTACGTGGAGAGCGAAGCCTCGCTCATTCTGCGGTCACCAGACGGTTTCCTCTTCCGCAACCCGGGTACGTCTCGCGTCCCGGAAGACGACATGCTCATCGGCAACCGGTCAGATCCACGGAACCCCACGATCGCACGCATGTTCCGGCAGATCGGTCTTGCAGAAGAAGCAGGCACGGGGATTCCCAAGATCGTACAGCTATGGCGCAAGCTGGGCTTCCAGCTTCCGGATATCCATCAGAGCACGGAACGATACGAGTTCACCATCGAGCTGCGATACGCTCACCTCATTCCTGCGGACGATCGCAACTGGCTCCAATCCCTTGGCGATCATTGGACGGAAGAGGAGCAGCTGGCGCTCGTGCTCGCAAAACATGAGGGGATGGTCGATAACCAGCGCTTGCGCAGCCTCACGGGGGTACACCCGGCGGATGCGACCGCGGTACTCGGAAGATTGCGTCAGCGAGGGCTCCTCGACCCGCAGGGGGGCGGCTCGAAGACGTGGTACCAACTTTCTCCACACCTCCGCGAGGACGCAGGCCTTCCTGACAATTCGGAGCGCATCGGCATCTCGCCCGAGGAGTGGGATGAAATGGTAAACCTTGCCCGACCTCTGCGTGATGCCCTTCGGCAGAGGAAGCGCCCTGCACGATTGGAACGTGACCGCACGATCGTCGCACTCTGCAGGCGTATGCCGCTCGCCTTGGAAGAGCTTGAGGAGCTTCTTGGGTATACGAGGAGCGGGATGCGGGGCATTGTACAAGATCTCGTGAAACAACGAGCACTTCAGTACCGATACCCAGAACGTCCGACGCACCCTCACCAGCGGTACTTAGCTGGTGACTCGTCTCACGTGGCTAGTTGAAGGCTGTGCTCAGACGTTAGAGCTTGGGTTTAGACCTTAGCTTAGGAGTTAGACCTTAGAGCTTTGGGTTAGACCTTAGAGCTTGGGGTTAGACCTCAGAGCTTGGAGTTAGACCTCAGAGCTTGGAGTTAGACCTTAGAGCTTGGGGTTAGACCTCAGAGCTTGGGGTTAGACCTCAGAGCTTGGGGTTGGACCTCAGAGCTTGGGGAGACAATAGCGGCGGAGCCGGCGGGGGGATCATCCCGCCGGCTCCGCTCCATTGTTCCGCCCGTGTGTCAGGCCCCGGAGCCGCTCTTTTCTTTCTCCTTCTCACGCGAGCCGCTCTTGTCCTTCTCCTGCTCGCCCGACCCGCTCTGTCCCTTGTTGCTCTCTCCAGGCCGGTACGAGCTCTCGGTGTCGCCGCCGGAGACCACGCGGATGGGGATGGGGTTGGGGATGGCCACCTCCACCCGCTCCGTGCGATTGGCCTGCACGCGCTGGATCCACGCGTCGTCCTTGGCCGCGCCGCCGGACTGCATGACCATGCGCGCCACCCGCAGCCCGTCGGCGTTGGAGATGCGGATAGAGCCGTGCGACGCCGCCTTGCCCAGCGACTCCGGCTCGTTGGTGCCGTGGATGGAGCGCGGTGGATCGTACACCATCTGAATGCGCCCGAGCGGGTTGTCGGCGTCGCCCGGCTCCGCCACCTCTTCGTCCTTGGCCCACTCCTCGTCCGTGGGCGGCGTCCAGCGCGGGTTGAACACCACCTGGCCGACGGTCCACTCGCCCGTGCGCGTGGGCCACTCGTCCGTGCCCACGGCGATGGCGTGCGTGCTGACTACCTGGTCGTTGCGGTACACGTACAGCTTGCGCTCGCCCACGTTCACCTCCAGCCGCAGGTCGGGCGGCGGCATGGGCGGGGGGGCGGGCTGGGCCGCGGGGGTCTGGGCCTGCGGCTGCGCGGGCGCCGCGGCGGCCGCGTCGCCCGTGTTGGCGGGTTCGTCAGAGCTGTCCTTGACCGTGCATCCCGCCGTCATCAGCAGCGCGCCGGCCAGCGCCGTTCCTATCCAGCTTCGCAGCATCCATCGCTCCTTTTCGAGGTTTGCCGCAGGTGCCCAAGCAAGGCGTGCGCCGCCACGGCAGACCGCGGATCATCCGATGGGTTCAGCGCATCCATCTCTGGCCGCGTCCTTGCGACCGTGCGACGCGTCCCACCCCACCGCGCACGAGGCTTACGATGATCTGCATCCTTCACGGATACCTGCTGGAAGGCTCGGGAAGCAACCTGTGGACGCGCTCCATCGTGGAGTCGCTGTGCAGGGAAGGCCACAACGTTCACCTGATGGCGCAGGAGAACCACCCCGAGCGCTACTCGTTCATCACCGAGGCGCGCCGCTACCGGGGCGACGAGCCCGCGGAGACGTTCTACCGCGCCGACGCGGAGCACCCGGGGTGCTGCGTGCTTCACAAGCCGGTGCTGGGCGACACCCTGCCGGTGTACGTGTGGGACAAGTACGAGGAGTTCCCCAACGTGGTGCCGATGGTCGACCTCGACGACGAGGCGGTGGAGGCCTACGTGGACCGCAACGTCCGCGCGCTGCGCCGCATCGTCGCCGAGAACGGCATCACGGCCATCCACGCCAACCACGCGGTGCTGATGTCGGTGGTGGCGCAGCGGGTGAGCGAGGAGACGGGCGTTCCCTTCGCCGTGATGCCGCACGGAAGCGCGCTGGAGTTTGCCGTCAAGCGCGACGAGCGGTTCCACCGGCTGGCGCTGGGCGCGTTCACCTCCGCGCGGCGCGTGTTCGCCATCGGCGGCGAGATGCGCGACCGGGTGCGCGGCATCCTGGGCGCGGTTCCGGACCTGGAAGCGAAGTTCTCCGAGCTTCACCTAGGCGTCGACACCAGCCAGTTCGAGCCCATCGCCCGGTCCGAGCGCCCCGGCAACGTCGCCCGGCTCGCGGAGGCGCTCGCGGGGATGAAGCGCGGCCGCGTTCCCGCGCAGGAAACGGAGATGCTGGGCCGGCTGCGGGGCGACATGACGGTGGACGAGCTGCGCGCCGTGTTCGCCGATGCTCAGCGGTACGAGGGCAAGACGCCGGACGAGGGGCTGGAGGCCAGGCTGAACGCGGTGGACTGGGCGAGCGAGCCCACGCTGCTCTTCGTCGGCCGGCTGATCAGCAGCAAGGGAATCCAGAGCGTGGTCGCCGCCCTGCCGCTGATCCTGGAAAAGCGGCCGGACCTGCGGGTGATCGTCGTGGGGCACGGCCCGCTACGCGAGGTGCTGGAGGCGTTGCTCTGGGCCCTGCGCGAGGGGGAGCGGGCCCTGGTGGACCTGATCGTGGCCCACGGCCGCGTGCTGGAAGGGTCGCCGGAGGGCGAGTCCGAGGGCGAAGAGCTGACGCAGGTGGCGCTGTACCTGGAGCAGCTGCGCGAGCGCGGGGAGCTGGATGCGTACTACGCCGCCGCGCAAAAGCACCTGCGGCCGGAAACAGTGC
This Longimicrobium sp. DNA region includes the following protein-coding sequences:
- a CDS encoding SusC/RagA family TonB-linked outer membrane protein; the protein is MRTIRWLLALVALCASPMLALAQDATTVSGRVTDTDGDPQAGVLVRIADLNVGTTSGPDGSYRITIPGSAVRAGQSVTITATRQGLSTVSRSLTLAPGGNLTQNFQMASSVLELDALVVTALGITREERAVTTSTASLDASQLTDAPETNIVNALAGEVAGVQTTNAGPAGGSARIIIRGATSLSGDNQPLFVIDGVPIDNSSPTLDGYGGYDYGNAAQDINPNDIANVTVLKGPNAAALYGSRAANGVILITTKSGRGIDGTQLSYTSNVTWEDPLRLPSYQNQYGQGSGGEFEFVDGAGAGTFDGVDESWGPACDGRPITQFFSNGAPAPFVCHPDNVSNFFRTGMTVQNNLALAAASDRANVRLSIGHMNQEAMYPGQELSRYTIGLNGGTQINNRLRAEASANYVRAEGANRPGTGYSATNPMQQFTWFGRTVDTRLLRDFMKDGEHYNWNYNYHTNPYWLALHNRNEDDRNRLIGNVSLSYGLTDWLTATARTGTDWYQDHRKRMFHADNINYPDDTFDEDLITRSETNSDVFVTADRDLNSTFSLAATVGGNYRYSADELNLVTVDRLTIPGLFKATNNASPVEAQNLLYRVGTRSVYGSAQLGFRDLAFLEVTGRNDWSSTLPEENNSYFYPSVSGSLIVSDALDLSRTPVNLFKVRAGWAQVGDDADPYQLQGTFLAEDAFSGTPAYSMGDFIPNAGLMPELTEAWEVGADLKLFDNRLGFEATYYDQVTRNQILRADISGTSGFLQQAVNAGAISNKGFELRATATPINGSNGFRWSMAANYSRNRSQVESLYGDLTTYQVGSYWGVTTEARVGDPYGSMYGEGYKRDDEGRVVVGEDGIPLEADDRVYLGNYSPDWLGSLTNTFSFRGMELSFMFDTRVGGEIFSVTNMFGNFAGVLDTSLPGREQGPCEPGFVFDGVTESGAENTTPVCPEDFWLMMYFMDEPHIYDASYTKLREARLSFNVPQSLVSRTPLGKVNVGIVGRNLWLWTKTPHIDPETAFDAGNSQGFEFGQLPSGRSIGLNITITP
- a CDS encoding DsbA family oxidoreductase produces the protein MKVEIYSDVACPWCYIGKRRFERALAALPGADQVEVVYRPYQLNPDAPATAFPLQQYLAQRFGPQGAQMARQVTETARAEGIVMDFDSAMAANTLDAHRLLRLAEREYGSGVQQALKEKLLEAHFGQGADIGDAGVLETLAAGTGMDGERVRGYLAGGEGRREVKDEIAQAQRLGITAVPTFVIDGRYAVQGAQPASAFLQVLEQVAGEAKESGASAGGERCDEGSCAA
- a CDS encoding nitroreductase family protein — translated: MSTTTDLLNVRDAALQRRSIRAFEPLPIPREDLDGILDVVRLAPSAFNVQPWRFVIVETPELKAQLAAAAFNQRQVHSAPAVIVLYSDMQDALATIDETIHPGMDAVQRATTRQTILRSFQGQSPDQREAWGAAQAHIALGYLLLAAEAHGYQTSPMAGFDAEAVKRLLNLPENARVPALVAIGRGTEEGFPHHRHALERIARAA
- a CDS encoding helix-turn-helix domain-containing protein, whose product is MSDATRLCPHFHRAVELIGRRWTGAIIFVLLNQRCRFAGLRAAIPEITDRMLSERLRELEAEGIVERSVIPDTPVRVEYALTDKGRALAAAVDALGTWAHDWLAQAPANAE
- a CDS encoding tetratricopeptide repeat protein, producing the protein MSKKKRAPAPPKAPPAAEQAPLSPGMRRLFTAITVALPFILLLLLEVGLRVAGYGESHPLFVRAEGRPEFMHPNPDVAKRYFPKGTIVPLPHLDFFRAERRPETFRIIFQGESSAAGFPYRHGGAPSRMLQQRLQATFPDRDIEVVNTALTAVNSYTLLDLAGEVIAQRPDAVMIYTGHNEYYGVFGVGSSQSAGRARWLTKAYLRLRHLRIAQLMGSLFGRGAAPAGEGGEPRTVMELMAGDQRIPLGSARYREGVEQFRANLRELLGRYRAAGIPVFIGTVASNERDQPPFVSGLAPGTDSAAWGRAYRAGLEAMGRGDPAGAERALREAVRMDSTAADALYALGRVYNARGDAGRARVHYRAAKEADQLRFRAPEALNRVIREEAARHGATVVETQRALERAAPGGSIGGTLMLEHLHPNVDGYFLIADAFYEALRARRMIGPWTRPVLAAEARRAVPVTAADSLVGVFRADRVRSGWPFRPRGTRATPLVDTLQPRTPEEQLAQAMVGGSLPWPEAMDRLRGHYEQTGQWEQALRVARALAQEYRTEPRPLLDGGRIAYTLGRYDEALGWFQAANAREESSESLRLIGVILLRKNDHAAALAHLRRAAMLDPGDQRLAQALRAAEALPGLEQQRTRTPGDASLLYNLATVYALTYQYEKAKSTLADLRRVSPAHPGADRLQAQLPP
- a CDS encoding NAD(P)/FAD-dependent oxidoreductase yields the protein MARPDAVVVGSGPNGLAAAIALAQAGRRVVVREAADTIGGGMRTEELTLPGFHHDVCSTVHPLGVSSPFFRALPLAEHGLEWVHSPACLAHPQDDGTVAMLERSMEETGATLGPDARAWKKLMNPWVRRWLVLAEDVLGPLEFPDHPLLLARFGVYGIRPAYGLAKRRFQGELARALFAGNAAHSMVPLTRSPTAAFGLTLAAAGHAVGWPIARGGSQSIANALASYLRSLAGEIVTGAPVDNVDEFQGVPLVLLDLTPRQVLRVAGHRLSGRYRRALGRFRYGAGSFKIDWALSGPIPWRSPECARAATVHLGGTLDEIAASEHAPLEGKVPEKPFVLLVQPTLFDPSRAPAGKQIAWAYCHVPFGCDVDMTKAIEDQVERYAPGFRDVVLHRNVMPPSALERHNPNLVGGDISAGAMTLRQVFFRPAPRKIPYSTPVPGLYLCSASTPPGGAVHGMCGYYAAEAALKHPITAPDHA